The bacterium (Candidatus Blackallbacteria) CG13_big_fil_rev_8_21_14_2_50_49_14 genome has a segment encoding these proteins:
- a CDS encoding succinate-semialdehyde dehydrogenase (in Escherichia coli this enzyme appears to be an NAD+/NADP+-dependent succinate semialdehyde dehydrogenase) — protein sequence MSLQSINPTTGRPIQTYSEHTPDQVKTLLNQAFEAWKDWKETDFHTRAIKMKRAAQILREKKDFLAELMALEMGKPIQAGRGEAEKCAWVCEYYAEQAEAMLSPVEIEAGGRKSYICYNPLGPVLAIMPWNFPLWQVFRFAAPALMGGNVGVLKHAPNVPGCSIAIEEIFQQAGFPKGVFSQLLLQNEAVAAVIENPVIQAVTLTGSTRAGKAVAAQAGAVLKKTVLELGGSDPYLILEDADLHQAAQICASSRLINSGQSCIAAKRFLVVESVREQFETYLVEAMSKAVMGDPRQEATTVGPQARQDLRDELVRQVKTSISQGARCLLGGELPQGEGFYYPPTVLTDVKPGMVAFEEELFGPVAAIVPVKDEAEAIDLANRSAYGLGAAVFSQDLERAEQIAAHSLEAGACFVNAFVASDPRLPFGGIKESGYGRELSDLGLKEFMNIKTVFIK from the coding sequence ATGTCTCTGCAAAGTATCAACCCGACGACGGGCAGACCGATTCAAACCTATTCTGAACATACTCCAGATCAGGTGAAAACTCTTTTAAATCAAGCTTTTGAAGCCTGGAAAGATTGGAAAGAAACAGATTTTCATACCCGTGCAATAAAAATGAAGCGAGCAGCGCAAATCTTACGTGAAAAAAAAGATTTCCTGGCTGAGCTGATGGCGCTTGAAATGGGTAAGCCGATTCAAGCGGGCCGTGGCGAGGCCGAAAAATGTGCTTGGGTCTGCGAATATTATGCAGAACAGGCTGAAGCCATGCTCAGCCCCGTTGAAATAGAAGCAGGCGGCCGCAAATCATATATTTGTTATAACCCTTTGGGGCCTGTATTGGCGATTATGCCCTGGAATTTTCCCCTCTGGCAGGTCTTTCGTTTTGCTGCTCCAGCCTTGATGGGGGGCAATGTGGGGGTCTTAAAGCACGCTCCCAATGTACCTGGGTGTTCCATTGCGATCGAAGAGATTTTTCAGCAGGCGGGTTTTCCCAAAGGGGTCTTTAGCCAACTCTTGCTCCAAAATGAGGCGGTGGCTGCTGTGATCGAAAATCCGGTCATTCAAGCAGTTACCTTGACAGGCAGTACGCGCGCAGGCAAAGCCGTTGCTGCTCAAGCCGGAGCGGTTCTAAAAAAGACAGTGCTTGAGCTGGGAGGCAGTGATCCCTATCTGATCTTGGAAGATGCTGATTTGCACCAAGCCGCTCAAATCTGTGCCAGCAGTCGTCTGATCAATTCGGGACAAAGTTGTATTGCCGCTAAACGATTTTTGGTGGTGGAGTCGGTTCGTGAGCAATTTGAAACCTATTTGGTGGAAGCCATGTCGAAGGCTGTGATGGGAGACCCCCGACAAGAGGCTACCACGGTGGGCCCCCAGGCACGTCAAGACCTGAGAGATGAGTTGGTGCGTCAGGTGAAAACCAGTATTTCACAGGGGGCACGCTGCCTCCTGGGCGGCGAATTACCACAGGGAGAAGGATTTTATTATCCCCCAACGGTTTTAACCGATGTCAAACCCGGTATGGTGGCCTTTGAAGAGGAACTCTTCGGCCCCGTCGCTGCGATTGTTCCTGTCAAAGATGAAGCCGAGGCGATTGATTTGGCCAACCGCTCTGCCTATGGTTTAGGGGCTGCGGTATTTAGCCAGGATCTTGAGCGCGCAGAGCAGATTGCAGCCCATTCGCTTGAAGCGGGTGCCTGTTTTGTAAATGCCTTTGTCGCTTCAGATCCCCGTTTGCCCTTTGGCGGAATCAAAGAGAGTGGCTATGGACGTGAACTCTCTGATTTGGGCTTAAAAGAGTTTATGAATATCAAAACCGTTTTTATAAAATGA
- a CDS encoding aldehyde dehydrogenase: MKFYPMYLGGEFTQGSGSQKMDILNPADGQLIAQVPQANRKDMQAAISAAREAFDKGPWKESTGIQRATVLFKIAAALREQADHLAELETLNMGKPIFESEYDLADAATCFEYFGGWATKIYGEVNPVPDNAVSMTLKEPVGVCGLIVPWNYPLLMAAWKLAPALAAGCTMVLKPAETTPLSVLELAKILDSIEELPKGVVNIVTGLGEEVGAELAENPQVDKIAFTGSTEVGRLIMKAAADSNLKKVTLELGGKSPNIFFEDADFEAAVENALFACFVNQGEVCSAGSRILVQRSIYDQFLEAMIAKTQTIQVGPGINRENKLGALVSEEHLNRVLGYIEKGKAEGARLVCGGERLGDSLQTGYFLTPTIFADVKNSMTIAQEEIFGPVACVIPFDSEEEAIAIANETNFGLAGAVWTRDIFRAFRVVKAVKAGILWVNHMQPTYCEAPWGGYKQSGTGRELGKYGVENFIESKQVHINLNQGPMGWY; the protein is encoded by the coding sequence ATGAAGTTCTATCCGATGTATTTGGGGGGCGAATTTACCCAGGGTTCAGGTTCTCAAAAAATGGATATTCTGAACCCTGCCGATGGTCAATTGATTGCACAGGTACCCCAGGCAAACCGCAAAGATATGCAAGCTGCAATTTCAGCAGCCAGGGAAGCTTTTGACAAAGGCCCCTGGAAAGAATCGACAGGGATTCAAAGAGCGACTGTTCTTTTCAAGATTGCAGCCGCACTCCGGGAACAAGCTGATCATTTGGCTGAATTGGAAACCTTGAATATGGGCAAACCGATCTTTGAATCGGAATATGATCTCGCAGACGCAGCCACTTGCTTTGAGTATTTTGGCGGCTGGGCCACCAAAATCTATGGCGAAGTCAATCCCGTACCCGACAATGCCGTCAGCATGACCTTGAAAGAGCCCGTGGGTGTCTGCGGTTTAATCGTGCCCTGGAACTACCCCCTGCTGATGGCGGCCTGGAAGTTGGCCCCTGCGCTTGCAGCAGGCTGTACCATGGTTTTAAAACCAGCTGAAACCACTCCCTTAAGCGTATTGGAACTTGCCAAAATTTTGGATTCGATTGAAGAACTGCCCAAAGGGGTGGTCAATATTGTTACGGGTTTAGGCGAAGAAGTCGGCGCAGAACTTGCAGAGAACCCCCAGGTAGACAAAATCGCCTTCACAGGCTCAACAGAAGTCGGGCGTTTGATCATGAAAGCCGCTGCCGATAGCAACCTGAAAAAAGTCACGCTTGAACTGGGGGGGAAATCTCCCAATATATTTTTCGAAGATGCGGATTTTGAAGCCGCCGTTGAAAATGCACTTTTTGCCTGTTTCGTAAATCAAGGTGAGGTTTGTTCAGCGGGTTCTCGCATTCTGGTACAACGCAGTATCTACGATCAATTTTTGGAAGCCATGATCGCCAAAACCCAAACCATTCAAGTTGGGCCCGGTATCAACCGAGAGAATAAACTCGGTGCCCTGGTCAGCGAAGAGCATTTAAACCGGGTTTTGGGCTATATCGAAAAGGGCAAAGCAGAAGGGGCTCGCTTGGTTTGTGGCGGTGAGCGTTTAGGTGATAGTTTGCAAACTGGTTATTTTCTAACCCCCACGATTTTTGCTGATGTCAAGAACAGCATGACGATTGCCCAGGAAGAAATTTTCGGCCCTGTGGCCTGCGTAATTCCTTTTGACAGCGAAGAAGAAGCAATCGCGATTGCAAATGAAACAAATTTTGGCCTGGCGGGTGCCGTCTGGACACGGGATATTTTCCGCGCATTTCGCGTAGTGAAAGCTGTCAAAGCAGGCATACTCTGGGTTAACCATATGCAACCGACCTATTGTGAAGCCCCCTGGGGTGGCTATAAACAAAGCGGTACAGGCCGTGAACTGGGAAAATATGGCGTTGAAAATTTTATAGAATCAAAACAGGTGCATATCAATCTCAATCAAGGCCCCATGGGCTGGTATT
- a CDS encoding succinyl-diaminopimelate desuccinylase, giving the protein MNLIEWLEYLLVTPSATFQEQKLVTEIRDKFQKILPEMKILESKDSLILNLPWQTGKPHLALVGHSDTVPEWFLPRVEQDKIYGSGASDMKGALASYFYLLEKYGTQLTQNFNLSVILYAREEMTPLVQNGLYDLIQVFPDYFTSLDLAIVGEPTDLTLQIGCVGSIHARVTIPGQACHSARPWNGSNAIYNALPFIQKISEFKPRAQKIFSVEFFDILQITESQSEPGRTSLPGWWTANLNYRFAPVHSLTAAEAELLEWLLEAGALEENIQWLDSVDAGAVIQTPLFEKLIQTLDLKIKAKQAWTDVAQLSARGISALNFGPGLTSQAHQKNEYLLISDLETYTLSLENLLFNFRH; this is encoded by the coding sequence ATGAATCTGATTGAATGGCTTGAATATCTGCTGGTTACACCTTCTGCAACCTTTCAGGAACAAAAACTGGTTACTGAGATCAGGGATAAATTTCAAAAAATTCTGCCTGAAATGAAGATATTGGAATCCAAGGATTCCCTGATCCTGAATTTGCCTTGGCAAACCGGAAAACCGCATCTAGCCCTGGTGGGGCATTCCGATACTGTGCCCGAATGGTTTTTACCCAGAGTAGAGCAAGACAAAATATATGGTTCAGGGGCTTCGGATATGAAAGGAGCTTTGGCCAGCTATTTTTATTTACTTGAAAAATATGGCACTCAGCTTACCCAAAATTTTAATCTCTCTGTCATTTTATATGCGCGTGAAGAAATGACCCCCTTGGTACAGAATGGGCTTTATGATTTAATTCAAGTCTTTCCCGATTACTTTACAAGCCTGGATCTGGCCATCGTCGGGGAACCCACTGATTTAACACTCCAAATAGGCTGTGTTGGCAGCATTCATGCCAGGGTCACGATACCAGGTCAAGCTTGTCATTCCGCCCGTCCCTGGAATGGCAGCAATGCCATCTACAATGCCTTGCCCTTTATTCAGAAAATCTCAGAATTCAAACCTCGGGCCCAAAAAATATTTAGTGTTGAATTTTTTGATATTTTGCAGATTACTGAAAGCCAGTCGGAACCCGGTAGAACTTCCCTACCGGGCTGGTGGACTGCCAATCTCAATTACCGTTTTGCACCTGTTCATAGCCTGACAGCAGCAGAAGCAGAACTTTTAGAATGGCTCTTGGAAGCGGGGGCCTTGGAAGAAAATATCCAATGGCTGGACAGTGTGGACGCTGGCGCAGTGATTCAAACTCCCCTTTTTGAAAAACTGATTCAAACGCTTGATCTTAAAATCAAAGCCAAACAAGCCTGGACAGATGTTGCCCAACTCAGTGCAAGAGGTATTTCTGCGCTTAATTTTGGACCGGGTCTGACAAGTCAGGCACACCAAAAAAATGAATATCTGCTCATTTCTGATTTAGAGACCTACACACTTTCACTTGAAAATCTGCTCTTCAATTTTAGGCATTAA
- a CDS encoding ADP-ribosylglycohydrolase family protein has translation MINWIHSDLFGENAMQTRQDIAAYQACLIGGALGDALGGPIEFQDIAEIRKTYGEAGIQNLVDPEFTDDTQMTLFTAEGLLRFGLQNDGRDIQLITLIFQSYLRWLYTQGEPIPPSLRTGFLLKQKPLFQQKAPGQTCLNALSSGKMGSRNYALNNSKGCGGVMRVAPIGLYFWQDPEKAFRLGADAAAITHSHASGYLSAGAYSGLIALLVVGNELKKSLYECLALLKAYPKHEEVYFELDRALEMHASGLKTSPEQLAKMGKGWPGAVGEEALAMSVFCALNHTQDFKQGVLAAVNHSGDSDSTGILTGQILGLINGLNALPEDWKNRLKQIELLQTLAEDLFRLSSSSSSPSLELINRYLS, from the coding sequence ATGATAAATTGGATTCATTCAGATCTGTTTGGGGAGAATGCTATGCAAACACGTCAGGACATCGCTGCCTATCAAGCCTGCTTGATAGGCGGTGCGCTGGGAGATGCTTTGGGAGGTCCAATCGAGTTTCAAGATATAGCAGAAATTCGCAAAACCTATGGGGAAGCCGGAATACAGAATTTAGTGGATCCTGAGTTCACAGATGATACCCAAATGACGCTTTTCACAGCAGAGGGCTTGCTCCGCTTTGGCTTACAGAATGATGGACGAGATATCCAGTTAATCACCTTGATCTTCCAGAGCTATCTGAGATGGCTTTATACCCAAGGAGAACCCATTCCGCCCTCTTTAAGAACAGGATTTTTGCTGAAGCAGAAACCCCTCTTCCAACAGAAGGCACCTGGTCAAACCTGCCTGAATGCTTTAAGCAGTGGGAAAATGGGCAGTCGAAACTATGCCCTGAACAACTCAAAGGGCTGTGGCGGGGTGATGCGCGTCGCGCCAATTGGCCTCTATTTTTGGCAAGATCCTGAAAAAGCCTTCCGTCTGGGAGCCGATGCGGCCGCCATCACCCACAGTCACGCCAGCGGCTATCTATCTGCAGGTGCTTATTCTGGCCTGATTGCCTTGCTTGTAGTGGGAAATGAACTTAAAAAATCGCTCTATGAATGTCTTGCGCTTTTAAAAGCCTATCCCAAACATGAGGAAGTCTATTTTGAATTGGATCGAGCCCTTGAAATGCATGCCTCTGGCCTAAAAACCAGCCCTGAACAACTCGCCAAAATGGGGAAAGGTTGGCCAGGTGCAGTCGGAGAAGAAGCACTGGCGATGTCTGTTTTTTGTGCTCTCAATCATACCCAGGATTTTAAACAGGGAGTTTTAGCTGCAGTGAATCATTCAGGTGATTCTGACAGTACGGGCATCTTGACGGGCCAGATTCTGGGGCTTATCAATGGTTTGAATGCCCTGCCTGAGGATTGGAAAAATCGCTTGAAGCAAATAGAATTACTGCAAACCCTTGCAGAAGATTTGTTTAGACTGTCATCCTCTAGTTCATCGCCATCGCTGGAGCTGATCAATCGCTATTTAAGCTAG
- a CDS encoding RNA-binding protein, whose translation MRLFVSNLPLKTRDHDLRRLFSPYGRVVKAWIVEDETTRESRGFGFVEMDLVDARDAMRELDRSWFQESRIYVQKSRFMPSRRRESTEPFKRPEQDAPREYQSQESNSGS comes from the coding sequence ATGAGATTATTTGTTTCCAATTTGCCCCTTAAAACCAGAGACCATGATTTACGGCGTTTATTTTCACCCTATGGTCGTGTCGTTAAAGCCTGGATCGTCGAAGACGAAACCACCCGCGAAAGCAGAGGTTTTGGTTTTGTAGAAATGGATCTGGTAGATGCCCGTGACGCCATGCGTGAACTGGATCGCTCCTGGTTTCAGGAAAGCCGGATTTACGTTCAAAAATCACGTTTTATGCCCAGCCGCCGGCGGGAGTCAACAGAACCCTTCAAAAGACCTGAACAGGATGCTCCACGCGAGTACCAGTCTCAGGAAAGCAATTCCGGCTCCTAA